The region TATTCATaacagaatgacgaaaaaatgtggcACGGGAATGTGCATTCCCAATCTTACGCGACATTTTtccgtcattctgccgtcctgagtgaTCCAGCcctcctgttgcgtaagctccctattattggaacgcgaaaaggcaaacaGCTACACCggccaataaaattaatagctaAAAGTTTTCGTGCACTATTATATTTTTCCAACGAGTATGGTAAGACCTTTAATTGCGTCATTAACAAAACTCTCGAACATGATTGGTTGTTgacagcccttatttatggcttaattggctgtttcagctccaaactgtccgattacgaACATTTGCAATCGGACAAGCCAAATCGGACTGTTAagcagcaaataaaaattaagcacttcaCGCCACTAACCTATAAACTTTGACTATCTAGCCTACCTTAACcgatcaaaatcaaggaaaacgtcTTAAGTGAATCGGTTGACAGGTACGTACAGATTGCAAACAACCAAAGACGAAATTCACTGCTTCAATGACTTTCGTACAATTTTTACGAAACACAAGTTTACCTTTAGCTGATTATTTTTTGATAGGAAGCGTATGTGCCCCTATATTAAACCTTTAATTTCagagtttctcgcattttgttattgacacaaccAGGAGCCTATCATAGGTTCCTGACACAACTGATTGCTAATAGGACTTCTTGTCGTGCAATTCGGGTGTAATCGTCCTCGTAAAGTAATTCTAAAAAGTGAAATCACTCGCCCGATAACTGCTACTACCACTCCTAATTCTTGGATACTTCCGGGTGCGTAGACAAAATGCCACAAAATACCCAGAGCACtgaattaccataaattaccatagaagcaagaaattgagcgcagtacctctggacgtggcgccaaagcttcgtaccaaacgatgctccccgagatttcggcccggaggtcgcttttggaaccaagtttcagatacctgtcgccaggcagggagggagagaaatgtcggcccctagaccatatgggacagatccctttcatccactcggatcAATTTCTAATATGAAACAATTTCtatataccttgattgaaaaagatcatctgggtgataggagtcctgagaaggactgttgttagtgactgacgtttcgacaacctgtgcggaagccatcttcagagtcaagtggtagtgttagtcagttgaaaattcaaaaaccctggtgagcgatttgattggtcaatagatagagtacccgttggtaagtacgtgatgtgattggctgtgaagacatgtgcggagataggttatgcaaatagatggattgtaaaatgaataataaacaaggtgttattgtttcctgttgagtaaacgtttgtaaggtgcgggaagaggttgacaacgatttagggcagtttgttctaagttggtaaaccagctttcgagtgtaattcgttgatagtagtcggtactgtaggttaaacacgtagcagagtcccagtcgatagcgtggtttgtttttaagtggtgttcggcgatgatattgttgaggtcaccctttttcgtagctcgtttgtgttcggttagtcgcgtggttaagtttctgccggtctcaccgatataagtggcctggcagtcggagcagtggatcttataaactgctcctggtctgtcttcgggtttgtcttttcaagACAAGGTTTTTCAAGACAAggctaaccctaacccttaaccctaaccctaaaccctaaccctaaccctaaccctaaaccctaaccctaaaccctaaccctaaccctaaccctaaaccctaaccctaaaccctaaccctaaaccctaaccctaacgctaaccctaaacctcacatcacgtacttaccaacggctactctatctattgaccaatcaaatcgctcaccagggtttttgaattttcaactgactaacactaccacttgactctgaagatggcttccgcacaggttgtcgaaacgtcagtcactaacaacagtccttctcaggactcctatcacccagatgatctttttcaatcaaggtatgctactcctgggttcaaaccattttctaatttctatatatatacaatagTGTACCAGGTATCTCTTCCATGTGGTAGgtacaaatgtttgtatatgacaattgcgcatgtgctctCACAGAAAACTCAAATTATGATCCCTAGTCatttttaaagtcattttttcCCCAAGGTACATGATGCTGGTGTGCACTGAGACATCCTCCTCGCGGAATCATTGTTTGCActaagttttgaaaaaaggatttaaaagaaagcaaaaaagaagCCTTAACTAACACAACCTTGCTGTGGGGATAAAACAATGAACGGTATAGCATTAAAGTCGATTGTCTCCACTTTATCACTCAAGCAAATGTTACCAAACCAAGGAATGAAAGCTAACGTAGCGAACAGTAGAATACGGCccgcaaaattgaccaatcacagcgtGTGCACTAACTGAAAGATATAATAAAGTTTAAGAATGCTTATTTCCTTGCTCGTTTTGTTCGTTCGTACTATCAATGGTAAGGTTCAGCTTACCGAGTAAGCAGTGAGCGAAGATCGTTGTTGATATTTCAAAGCTCTAACTTACTCTCCTATTTCTCCAGAAAATCATTGAATGTTAAAAGCATGTCTGTAATTTAATCTCTGAATATCGATCCTGTTACCAGGAAATCATTGCGTAATGCTTAGTGTAAGAAAtccaaaactttcaaaaaggATTAATCACTTTTATTTGTCAATTTTGATGGATATTTCGCTGTTGAGAAACCAAAAAGCACAAATAAGTTGAATTCACGATCACAGAAGACAAACCAAAGTATCAGTAATGGCGCCATTTGAGCCTGGGTAATCCGTATGTACCCTTCACATATGGAAACGTCTCATTACCCTAAACGTTTAAATGCAGTATGAATGTACATGTTAACTTTGACTGTAAAATTCATCAGTAAGTCATAAGAATTACGACCAATCagtacaccttattccaaaatggcggccaataaattattcttttgtttgcatgttaattagtcctcttcgcctcgtcaaatgtataaaaaaacaaaagaattttgaggTGAAAAtaaggcgaagagggctaattaacacgcaaacaaaagaataatttattggctgcCACTTTGGGATAAGGTGTATgggcagtatttgagtcacatgtgcaccCTGTAAACCCCAGTACAAATCAACCGGGGTcaatgaattattaatcagCAAACTagtattcattaacttttgatagaGAGCtctcctattgtttcatttcacaagtacAAGTACGATGTATTCACGTCCGATCTGTATGCGCGTTTACAATGGTTCTCCTTCGTCCCGCCGTTGTAAAAGCCCATACGGATCTCCCATTCGTATTTTCAGTACTACTTACTGTTTTGATCAGTTATAAAAAATACAACTTGCAAAAACACCTGCCAGTAAAATGACATCGGCAGTATTAAGTAGTGCAATGTTGGTATTTCCATAAAACTAAACAACAACATCAGGCGCGGATCCAGGGGAGGTGAAATGGGTGAATtttcacccccccccccccctttttCTGAGCCTCCCTGATGACGGAACCATCACTTTTTGGGCAGTAAATATCGTAGAGGACATTAGTGGGTAATGTATTCATGATTGCATACTTTTTAGGAATCAATGTACACACGGTAAACTCTCATTGTTCTTGATAAAGGGTAGCAACAATTCGAATGCAACAAGGCACCAAAGGCTATTTACTATTTCGACAAGAAATTAGTCGTCCCGGTTTAGAAATCTGCAAATGAATTTACAAatctaaaataatataattggCATTTGCGTTCACCTAAAAATCGAAAATGTTAATCATTCATCAGAAATCAATCATGCTGATGCACAGACCTCAAACACCTCAACCAGGCTTTGGTTCTGTTACATTATTAAAGAAATTCACCCCCCATTTCAAAATCCTGGATCCGCGCCTGAACATGCATGGGTGGTTCAAGTAATCGGATTCTATTTTGTCGCGGCTTACTGCCGCATACAAGTGTTCTGGCATTGACCGTGCAAGAAAATTTTCTTAGATTTTAGTTATTTGTGAAAGCATTAATTGATGCACCTCAGTCCAAATTCGCAGTCTCTTTTTTCCCGCAATAAATTTAGGTCATGTTGTGCACATCGAgttaattaaggacggtgcctactattgttattgcgcatacgttctgcgcatctccagatactcggatttcctatcgccaatgcttacttatacagggatatttttgcgcgatttaaaactatccggagaaagtagatcttagtaagtactcgaggtatccaaaaagaaaattgggggtaaccatgcatttttgagagataattaagcttcaatttgagaaagaacgccatacattgctttgtatttttaagctttttacagatattcttcatgaattatctttgaaaaatgcgtggttacgcccaattttctttttggatttcaataggacttgttaagatctacatttcctgcataatcacacaccgggtaaacaatatctttaattagtaggcaccgtccttaagatagctttctttttttaattgaaatattttagtttttcaagTTTAGAAACTATGATTTATTTTACCCACCATAATGCTGAAATGATGATATTGTTGACTGGGAGAAAATCGGTTCGATTTGCTGTATTTGTCACTTGGTAACAGGGCGAGTGCTTCATCACGGGTTCCAAGCACCGAGAAACAGATGTAAGCACGAGGCCGCAGGCCGagtgctttcatctgttttgaggtgtttggaacccgTGATGAAGCACGATGCCCGAGTTTTTGACATGTCTCAAATGAAACACTAAGAAATTATGTAGTGATATGTTTTCTCAAATCaaacaatgataaattatgcagtgtttcatttttgcccTTCAccgaaaaaacacaaattacaGAAGTAATTGATACGGGAAAGAACTGGTCATCGTTCTGACTCTTTGTTCAAGTATGAAAAGCTTACGAAGGAGAAAATTACAGAAGTATCGTCTGTATGAGGGCTTAGTACAAGTGCTACTGAAGTGAAAATCTCAAAGGAGAAAGATTTAAGTTGTTTGACGAGTTCTGATGCTCAAGATGTTGTAAGTGCAGGACCACTTAACAGGTGTTCTCTTTCTAATTGCTCTGTTAAAATTAAGGTTCAATATCGTCAATAAGGATCTCATATTTAAGAATTGTTGTTAACGGTAATGCATTGTTTCCGTGAGTTGTGTAATCAATAAAAATCTCattaaaatggaaatgttTGACCTCAGATGAAAACCTGGTGGTGTTTCAGCTGGTGTTTCATTGGGTATCAAGATTCATCCACCTGACCCAAATGGAGGTCATTTATTGGCTTTTGACtgcatgaataattaatgagtttgagaagtaTATTTGAAAGTAACCCAAAAGTAAAAGCTTTTCAACTATAAACAAAGGCGAAAAATTAACAGATTAAGGCTCCAGTATGGTACCGAATCGAAATAACTTCGGTTAATTTTTGACTCGGAAATGTTTTGGATGTGTAGCACAAATCGAGAATGGAGTAAATATTAAAAAGTGCAAATTATATTCGCAAACTTATATAATGACATCCACTCATACAATTACAACTTGAAGTGAGATAATTACTTGGACAAAATTCATCAAGATCCATATTAAAAGAATAAGGTACATTAATCAGTTTCGTTCGAATTCTATTCCTTGACTGTACTACAGAACCATTGATTGAGAGTAATTTATAGATCGCCGCAGATAAAGATAATATcttacaaaaagaaatgctCTGAACTAAATGATTTCTAATATGTTTCAAGGAGAGATTAACAATACCACAtactttttcaaattcagtgacagtaatttttcattcattttcgtGAGGGCGGACTGTATAAATAATTGATAGCTAGTATGTACTTCACAAACTTCAAGCAACGAAACCGTTGTAAAATCTGAAAGAGACATCGTCACTGCATTTCCTTCGAGCCTTATGAAATGAGGGCTCACACTAAATTGTGCAGTGGATGAGTTAGAAAAATTTCGTCTTTTATCTCATTCACGTTTTCAGAAGACGAAAATCCCAACTCCCTGGTGAAAATCATCAAATCACTGAAATACGCATGCACAAGAGTACCAGAGTCCCTTTTTAAGCCAATATCGTAAACTGAGTGGCCGGAATTcatgaaattaatgtttttatcCGGTGCTACTGTGCTCTGGTGTTTAATTTCTCCGTTGACAAACAGCCTTACTCTTCCAGTTGCGCGATTCCATGTCATTGCAACGTGACTCCAACGATTCCTGGGTACACTGTAAATAAAGGATTGTTGTGATAAAACTCACTTAGTTACTTTCAAGTGTCGTACAAAAAAAACCCACTCGGTTTTAATGAGCATTACGAAAAGCCCCTATTTATGACAGTGAGATCTGTGATTGTGTTGGGATTATTTTTATGGTAGAATTCTTTGGAGTTACCCGCAACATTAGTTAAAGCCATGAAGTGTCTCGTAATCAAACTACCTCTTCAAAACATTGTTACGTAAACACGTGATTCGTGAAAATGGCTccaaaaagtaaaatgaatcGTGAATATAAAGAAATTGACCCGTGATTCGAGATAAGATACAGACCCCCCCTTCCAGATCCTCATAGGCCACTTcgaaaaataccataatactctttgtttgtcccccagattttgcataagcattgtttccagtttgtCAAGGGACTTGCAATGGTCccaagggaaaacaaaaacaatgcttatgcaaaattttgggggacaaacaaagagtattattgTATTTTCCAAAGTGGCTTATTGCAGTTCGTGTTTGTGTTAAGAGTATTGGCCATATTCATATCTATTTGGGAAGATGACTTAAGGGGAGACACTTCACGACCCTTGTAATCATTTTAGGAACTTCTGCTCACCCTTCCCCGCCCCGCCCGGCCCACCGCTTCCTtgctattagggagcttaagcatttTTCAGCGACAGAAGGCGAACGGAAGTGTGCTGCTTTCTTTTCCAGCTTGTCTTCACACttccacatttatattgttagttcgaaaatctgggagagatcGCTGTCCTGGagtgcgaaatgttcacttccagTTGCCGTCGGTGGCTCAAAAGTGTCACTTGCTTAAACTCTCTATTTCAACTCTTCTTCTTGGCTTATTCCGTAATCCGGCAGAAGTGTTGCCTTTAgtccaaaacaaaagagaattttTGCATAAGAGTAGAGCCCAAATccgaaacagttagtttttgTTGCCATCATACTTAGTTCATGCACAAAAACGAACAGCGAAACGACTTACGAGGAATTCGCAGAGCGGATGATTAGATCAACTCCATTAGTATCTctaatttgtattttgaaaattccatTTTCGACCATCAATCGGAAGGAATGTGGTGCCGACCAATCACCATAAATAGGCAGTTGATTATTGGCTGGGTCAGCCATGCTTTTAAACCAAATGCAAATGGTCAAGTTTTCAGTGTAAATAGGAACAGCCGGTGTCTCAGCAAAGGTTCCCTGACTGCCACTCAAATACAGCACTGTCTGTCCATCTTGCAGGAGGAACTTTGCAGCTCCACGTAAACTGCAGGGATAGAAAGCAACAATCCCAATGGCATTAagtattaatatttttctccTACGCACTTAATACAAATCGCACGGACGTAACTGATCGTTGAACTATAAATAATGGGTCCACGAAGCAGAGTCAAAAAGCCGCCATTTTCTCTCTTAGAGGAAAACCAGCGgccctggggcctgtttctcgaaagtcccgaaacttttcgggcgtatttcgggtgacataattctctttgtatcttcaaaacgaaggcgtctcgaggcacgaaactttgcaattatttttgcttttactccctttacaacatatgaaaaaatctgctttacagaataagcgggtcggagtgtaagagtggcttttcgggcccgaaaagttctcggggctttcgagaaacgggcccctgatCTTTCTTACCGGAGTGATAAACTGcgagaagccattttgtttcgcTTCGATTTTTTTAAGAGCATACTATTTGCGATGACTAAGTTCAAGAATGATAATTTCCTTACTTTATTTGCTCGTCCGTACTGTCAAGTTTCCAATGGTAAGTGATCTCTGAAAACAGACATTAAAGGAAGAGTTGCTTTTTCAGGTTACACGGGGATGAGCGTGGTGTAGACCTATTTTTTGGTATTTCAAAGCTCAAAACCTACTTTCCTATTACTTTGAGAAAACTCACGTCACGAAACTTAATTCCCCAAAATTGGATCAAAAATTCCCAAATTTTGCCTCTTCAGTACAATCCCCGAccttaaaaatttctttaaaatgctgGGCTCCGTGCGATCTCCGAATTTTGCACGCGCGTGTATTTCGCTCTCTATTTTATCGCTAACAGAAATTTGGGACAACTTGCAGCGTAAAGAGATATTGGTTGCTTGATTCTGTGCCAGTTTATCTGTTGTACCTTATGcaagaaaaagcaaattactttttcaattttgtagtttttttttaatacagcACCTGTTTCGCAAAGCTTGCCAACGAATCCTGTCTCACAATCGCACCTGAAGCTGTTTTGTTCGTACTGAGCCAAACAAGGAGCATCATTCTTACAAGGTTTGTTGAGGCAAGGAGTCTGAAACgatttgtttaaaattaaaagcaagCATACCAGCCGCGGAAATGACATTTGGcattaacaaaaatttaagAGTTCGTGTATTGTAAACGTTTATCTTTGCCATAAAACTAAACCATATGGCAGGTTCAAGTCAGCGAATTGCATGTCATGGATCTTGTCGAATAAAACTACTTTGGTATACACTGTACAAATATGAAGCTGTTTTTCCTTCCGATTTCGATTTTTAAAGATTTATTCTGCACTTAAAGCACTTGCATCTCCGTTGTCATAAGGCCTCcgcaataaattatttaagtcATCTCGTGCACACCGAGTTAATTAAGATAGCTTTcttttcagtcttttttttttaatattttagtttttcaagTTTAGAAACTATGATTTATTTTACTCACCAAAATGCTGAAATGATGATATTGTTGACTGGGAGAAAATCGGTTCGATTTGCTGTATTTGTCACTTGGTAACAGTTCACACAATGTCTTTTGCTCCTTCATGTCGCGAAAGGCTGCGACATTGAAGGATAAACAAGAAACGTGTTCAAGACAACTCATTCCACAGTCTTCTGACCTGTACACCGACATCCCGATCAAAGGAGTGATATTTAAGTAATAAAACCTGTGCATTACAAAGTTTGCATAAGCAAATGATTTCTCGTCACCTCGCAGGAAGCCTCTGACGTTTTGGTTAATAACTTCACAACTTTCTGAACTGCGAACTATGTTTGAAAATAACCCAAGGGCAAAAACGTTCTTCAATGTGAACAGAAGCGACATGATAACAGTTACGGCCCCAGTAAGTTCGAAAACAGTGGAGCTCTTTCCTCAATAGCCGAGTGACGGAGGTGCTTCAGAAGTACAGCACGCAATGAGAAACTTAATGGCAGGTACTTGCGTCAGCGCTAGCTGGGTACTAGGGAcatattttgattggctgtaCGCGGACAAGTACCCATGTCACGAAATGCAATGGAGCACTTGATTCTCGTTTTAACAGCGTCCCCGGGCaggtgttttttctttcctcctcGCTCCCGCCGTGGCACGATAAACTGCTGCTACATATGCAACATAGATGTAACTTGCTTTCCGTAATAAGGTTAAATCTAAATATCGCGATTTAACATCGTATGGTGCGTATTTGTATGGTGCTAGGTACAGTGAGGGTCGTTAGTCGACCACCCTTCTCTCAGGTGTAACGTTCTtttgttgtgattttttttttattgctaaTAGTTGAGTTCGCAATGGTTATTCTCTCGATATTTTAACACTGTCGATTCTTAGTTTCCTTTATGAATGGGAAGCACCATTACCTTGGTCAGGTTACCCGTTCTTTCCACTTGTTG is a window of Acropora palmata chromosome 4, jaAcrPala1.3, whole genome shotgun sequence DNA encoding:
- the LOC141879947 gene encoding uncharacterized protein LOC141879947 isoform X2; amino-acid sequence: MSLLFTLKNVFALGLFSNIVRSSESCEVINQNVRGFLRAFRDMKEQKTLCELLPSDKYSKSNRFSPSQQYHHFSILTPCLNKPCKNDAPCLAQYEQNSFRCDCETGFVGKLCETEITYHWKLDSTDEQINLRGAAKFLLQDGQTVLYLSGSQGTFAETPAVPIYTENLTICIWFKSMADPANNQLPIYGDWSAPHSFRLMVENGIFKIQIRDTNGVDLIIRSANSSVPRNRWSHVAMTWNRATGRVRLFVNGEIKHQSTVAPDKNINFMNSGHSVYDIGLKRDSGTLVHAYFSDLMIFTRELGFSSSENVNEIKDEIFLTHPLHNLV
- the LOC141879947 gene encoding uncharacterized protein LOC141879947 isoform X1, which translates into the protein MSLLFTLKNVFALGLFSNIVRSSESCEVINQNVRGFLRGDEKSFAYANFVMHRFYYLNITPLIGMSVYRSEDCGMSCLEHVSCLSFNVAAFRDMKEQKTLCELLPSDKYSKSNRFSPSQQYHHFSILTPCLNKPCKNDAPCLAQYEQNSFRCDCETGFVGKLCETEITYHWKLDSTDEQINLRGAAKFLLQDGQTVLYLSGSQGTFAETPAVPIYTENLTICIWFKSMADPANNQLPIYGDWSAPHSFRLMVENGIFKIQIRDTNGVDLIIRSANSSVPRNRWSHVAMTWNRATGRVRLFVNGEIKHQSTVAPDKNINFMNSGHSVYDIGLKRDSGTLVHAYFSDLMIFTRELGFSSSENVNEIKDEIFLTHPLHNLV